A segment of the Eptesicus fuscus isolate TK198812 chromosome 9, DD_ASM_mEF_20220401, whole genome shotgun sequence genome:
AGAAATTCAGgaaggtttttaaatatatatgtttttattgatttcagagaggaagggagagagagagagagagagagagagagagagagagagaagagagaaacatcaatgatgagagagaatcattgatcagctgcctcctgcacaccccacacaggggatggagcccaaaatcCAAGCATAttcccagactgggaatcaaactgtgacctcccggttcataggttgatgctcaaccactgagccacaccagctgggccagaaggGTTTTGAGTATTGTCTCATTCAGACACCCAAAATACTGTGACCAACCAGACTTAGGGGCTGAATAACCAAAATAAGAGTACACAGCTTAGGAATCTCCTTTGAGTCCAAACATCACTGTCTCCACCACTAGGCTGTGTGACTCCACGACTCGCAGTgaggcggtgtgtgtgtgtgtgtgtgtgtgtgtgtgtgtgtgtatgcatgtggtgcgtgtgcgtgtgtatgtacTGGAGCTCAGGCCTCCTCCCCTGAGTGGTGCTCCCTGCAGGACCTCCCGGGCCTGGAGAGCCAGCGAGAACACCTGGACCAGCCGTTCCTGAGCGTTTTCAAGAAGGGACGGCGCAGGGTGCCTGTGAGGAACCTGGGCAAGGTTGTGCACTATGCCAAGGTCCAACTGAGATTCCAGCATAGCCAGGTGGGGGCCGGGCTGGGTGGGGGTCTggacccagcctgcagcctgcccCCTGCCGGTGCTCagacagcagccctgctcccccaggatGTCAGCGACTGCTACCTGGAGCTGTTTCCTTCCCACCTCTACTTCCAGGCCCACGGTTCTGAGGGACTCACTTTCCAGGTGAGggaagtgggcagagggaggaggctggggggacagggaggaagcCCCTGAGGCGGTGGCCACGGCGCCTGGGGGTGCTCAGCCTCCGATCCCTCCGGGCTCTGGCAGGGGCTGTTACCGCTGGTGGAGCTGAGCATCTGCCCGATGGAGGGCTCCAGAGAGCATGCCTTCCAGATCACAGGTGTGTGGGCATGAGCAGTCCCGCCCAGGAGGGTGAGAGGGCCAGGGCGTGTGGTGAGGGTGCCCCCAGGGCAGACGGGGAGCACCTGGCTCCCTCAGAGCGCCCTCTGGCCAGGCCCAAGGGCATTGGCAGGACCCTGAGTGTTGAGAGATCCTGACTTTTCTCCCAATGGGCACATGGCCGTGTGCCTGGCTGGGGGGAGTGCAGCAGGGCCTGGTTAGCGCCGTATTCTCCCGCCAACTGCAGCCCTGGGGTCTGCGGGAGGCCCCTGGGGAGGGCCCTCTCCTGGGGGTGCCGGCCCAGTCCCCCCTGCTCTCCACCCACAGGCCCACTGCCTGCCCCCCTTCTGGTGGTCTGCCCCAGCCAGGCCGAGCTGGGCCGCTGGCTCTACCACCTGGAAAAGCAGATGGCCCTTCTGAGAGGGCTGCAGCGCTGCCACTCAGCACCCCCGCAGGTCAGTACCGCGcaccccaaccccctttcccagcccccctgcctgcctgccctgaccCCCGTTTCCCAGGGCCCCCCTGAGGACGAGCTCCCCTGGAGTCTGCAGCACAGGCTGACCCAGCTGCGGACCGCATGGGGGCGCCAAGTGGTGGGCAGCGCCATCTGCGCCTCAAGGGTCAAGCTGCAGCATCTGCCATcacaggtgggtggggacacGGGCtaaggggtgaggggtgagggagggtggaggcagcaggtgggGCCAGGCCCTTGCTACACCCCACTCTGCCCTTGACCCCCCGCAGGAGCGATGGGACCGGATCCTGGTCCTGTACCCGACTTCCCTGGCCATTTTCTCGGAGGAAGCGGACGGGCTTTGCTTTAAGGTAGGTCGTCCCACTGTGACCCGCCCCAGGGAGGCACCTGTGtgtaggggtgggagggggtggcagcTCAGGAGGAACCTGTATTTCGGGGCCAGTTGGGACAGAGCATCCTGGCCCCACCTAccagcctgctgccctggtcagtCAGGTCTCAGCTCTGATGTGAACAAGAGGGGCCCTGCCCGGGCACCTGTGTCACCGTGGAGGGTCCTTGGCCACATCACCTGGGGGTGACCATGGTCTTCAGTTGCCGAGAAGCACACATGGGGGCTTCAGtccccccaacatccctcccagTCAGCAGTGATGGAGGGGACCCATCCCCACGAGCATGTGTCTGTGTCTGCCATTGGTTGATGAAGTCCCCACCCAGAGGCCAGCGGGAGGCAGGGAGATGCCCCCGGGGCAGATGGGGAGCCCAGCTCCCTCAGGGCTGTCGGCCTTGGCCTTGCCTTACCCGGCCTGGTATCCCCCtctctggagggagaggggagtgaTGGGCCCAGGCAGAGCCCCAGGGTTACCCCCAGGcgaaggccccacctccctcactgcCCCGCAGGGGGAGCTTCCACTCAGCGCCATCCACATCAAcctggaagagaaggagaagcagaTCCGCTCCTTCCTGATCGAAGGTGGGCTGTgaccgggcctgggagggagggtgccTGCGGCTCCCggctctgccctgggcctggggacgCTCACGGtgtctgtgtgccaggccccCTCATCAATACCATCCGGGTGCTGTGCGCCAGCTACGAGGACTACAGCCACTGGCTGCTCTGCCTGCAGACCATCTCCCGCCGGGAGGGAGCGCCCCTGCTGCCTGGCCCCGAGGGCTTCCCGGGGCTGCGGGGCACCCCCCAGGTGAGGGTCAGCAGGCCCTGGTGGGCAGTGATGAAAcagaagggcagagggtggggctgggtgtgGGTCAGTGGAGAGAGGGGTCCTGCCACATGGCTTACTAACCCCCACCCACTGCCAGGTCCTGGGCAGTGGCCGAGGCTCGCTCTCCTCAGATGGACAGACCAGCTGGGACTCGGGGTACCCAGCACCCCACTCTAACCGCACCAGCCGCTCCCTCCCCGAGTGCTCAGTTCCGTCCagagctggctgccctgcccagcctgcaTCTGTGAGTGTCtgggggtaggggcaggggcCATGAGGTGAGCTTGTGATGTGGAGCCTGGGTCCCCATGGCACCccgtccctcctgggggaggggactcaGAGGATTGTGTGGGAGAGGGCCCCGGGAACCTTCTGGAAGGTCCTGTTCCCTGCAGGACCAGGCCAACCCTGGTTGGACCAGCGTCAGTGGGCAGAAGGCAGAGCTAAGACGGGGCGGCAGCAGTCGGTCACCCAGGAGCAAGGCCCGGGGCGAGGGGCATGGCCCGGCCACCCCGCTGCACCTGGACCTGACCAAGGTGGGCCCAGACACTGACCCAGCCCTGAGCTCGGCTCTCCTCTACCCTGCACCTCCCTGGCCTCCGTCTCCTGGGCCCAAAGGTCCTGGAACCACCTAGGAGCCTCTCTCGAGAAGGGAGGACATGGGGTGGCCCGCTCCTGGAACCCTGTCTCTTCCGCCTCTTGCCTGCAGCTGACCAGGCCGAGCCTGGaggg
Coding sequences within it:
- the PLEKHN1 gene encoding pleckstrin homology domain-containing family N member 1 isoform X4; amino-acid sequence: MGNNHCVPQASRRLRASFSRKPSLKGSREDGTRKLAGLFGSEASPDDGDTTADKIFCYIPGTDLPGLESQREHLDQPFLSVFKKGRRRVPVRNLGKVVHYAKVQLRFQHSQAHGSEGLTFQGLLPLVELSICPMEGSREHAFQITGPLPAPLLVVCPSQAELGRWLYHLEKQMALLRGLQRCHSAPPQGPPEDELPWSLQHRLTQLRTAWGRQVVGSAICASRVKLQHLPSQERWDRILVLYPTSLAIFSEEADGLCFKGELPLSAIHINLEEKEKQIRSFLIEGPLINTIRVLCASYEDYSHWLLCLQTISRREGAPLLPGPEGFPGLRGTPQVLGSGRGSLSSDGQTSWDSGYPAPHSNRTSRSLPECSVPSRAGCPAQPASDQANPGWTSVSGQKAELRRGGSSRSPRSKARGEGHGPATPLHLDLTKLTRPSLEGGPEASDHSLETPHSPLYADPYTPPATSHHKVRDVRGLGEFLAAMKSSLGPEPSSPFPSVPVSVPLSNPSSGVSSPHLLSRKGALQPRASQRHRGSVKGRGPRPPDSPQLVSPPREVSPDPPLPPPDGGPPRSCDKIWDQAPSPSRQQWPREAPEAEGGLTQWI
- the PLEKHN1 gene encoding pleckstrin homology domain-containing family N member 1 isoform X2, producing the protein MGNNHCVPQASRRLRASFSRKPSLKGSREDGTRKLAGLFGSEASPDDGDTTADKIFCYIPGTDLPGLESQREHLDQPFLSVFKKGRRRVPVRNLGKVVHYAKVQLRFQHSQDVSDCYLELFPSHLYFQAHGSEGLTFQGLLPLVELSICPMEGSREHAFQITGPLPAPLLVVCPSQAELGRWLYHLEKQMALLRGLQRCHSAPPQGPPEDELPWSLQHRLTQLRTAWGRQVVGSAICASRVKLQHLPSQERWDRILVLYPTSLAIFSEEADGLCFKGELPLSAIHINLEEKEKQIRSFLIEGPLINTIRVLCASYEDYSHWLLCLQTISRREGAPLLPGPEGFPGLRGTPQVLGSGRGSLSSDGQTSWDSGYPAPHSNRTSRSLPECSVPSRAGCPAQPASDQANPGWTSVSGQKAELRRGGSSRSPRSKARGEGHGPATPLHLDLTKLTRPSLEGGPEASDHSLETPHSPLYADPYTPPATSHHKVRDVRGLGEFLAAMKSSLGPEPSSPFPSVPVSVPLSNPSSGVSSPHLLSRKGALQPRASQRHRGSVKGRGPRPPDSPQLVSPPREVSPDPPLPPPDGGPPRSCDKIWDQAPSPSRQQWPREAPEAEGGLTQWI
- the PLEKHN1 gene encoding pleckstrin homology domain-containing family N member 1 isoform X3; protein product: MGNNHCVPQASRRLRASFSRKPSLKGSREDGTRKLAGLFGSEASPDDGDTTADKIFCYIPGTDLPGLESQREHLDQPFLSVFKKGRRRVPVRNLGKDVSDCYLELFPSHLYFQAHGSEGLTFQGLLPLVELSICPMEGSREHAFQITGPLPAPLLVVCPSQAELGRWLYHLEKQMALLRGLQRCHSAPPQGPPEDELPWSLQHRLTQLRTAWGRQVVGSAICASRVKLQHLPSQERWDRILVLYPTSLAIFSEEADGLCFKGELPLSAIHINLEEKEKQIRSFLIEGPLINTIRVLCASYEDYSHWLLCLQTISRREGAPLLPGPEGFPGLRGTPQVLGSGRGSLSSDGQTSWDSGYPAPHSNRTSRSLPECSVPSRAGCPAQPASDQANPGWTSVSGQKAELRRGGSSRSPRSKARGEGHGPATPLHLDLTKLTRPSLEGGPEASDHSLETPHSPLYADPYTPPATSHHKVRDVRGLGEFLAAMKSSLGPEPSSPFPSVPVSVPLSNPSSGVSSPHLLSRKGALQPRASQRHRGSVKGRGPRPPDSPQLVSPPREVSPDPPLPPPDGGPPRSCDKIWDQAPSPSRQQWPREAPEAEGGLTQWI
- the PLEKHN1 gene encoding pleckstrin homology domain-containing family N member 1 isoform X1 is translated as MGNNHCVPQASRRLRASFSRKPSLKGSREDGTRKLAGLFGSEASPDDGDTTADKIFCYIPGTDLPGLESQREHLDQPFLSVFKKGRRRVPVRNLGKVVHYAKVQLRFQHSQDVSDCYLELFPSHLYFQAHGSEGLTFQGLLPLVELSICPMEGSREHAFQITGPLPAPLLVVCPSQAELGRWLYHLEKQMALLRGLQRCHSAPPQVSTAHPNPLSQPPCLPALTPVSQGPPEDELPWSLQHRLTQLRTAWGRQVVGSAICASRVKLQHLPSQERWDRILVLYPTSLAIFSEEADGLCFKGELPLSAIHINLEEKEKQIRSFLIEGPLINTIRVLCASYEDYSHWLLCLQTISRREGAPLLPGPEGFPGLRGTPQVLGSGRGSLSSDGQTSWDSGYPAPHSNRTSRSLPECSVPSRAGCPAQPASDQANPGWTSVSGQKAELRRGGSSRSPRSKARGEGHGPATPLHLDLTKLTRPSLEGGPEASDHSLETPHSPLYADPYTPPATSHHKVRDVRGLGEFLAAMKSSLGPEPSSPFPSVPVSVPLSNPSSGVSSPHLLSRKGALQPRASQRHRGSVKGRGPRPPDSPQLVSPPREVSPDPPLPPPDGGPPRSCDKIWDQAPSPSRQQWPREAPEAEGGLTQWI